A DNA window from Penaeus vannamei isolate JL-2024 chromosome 5, ASM4276789v1, whole genome shotgun sequence contains the following coding sequences:
- the LOC113829207 gene encoding solute carrier family 2, facilitated glucose transporter member 8: MCPDKGDKNGSPGDDLSPDLPPDSGSAKGKARKLPQVLTCMAAALGTLSSGAVNGWSAGTLTSLDADPDITMGTAETAWVASIISVGSLAGSVVAGRVMDKLGRRTTLLAMAPVLLLGWLTMALAPNIAGVLTGRAICGVATAFLFSTGPVYCSEIPEARMRGRLGSVPSLFITFGVVLSYLAGACFSWRVSCYVCCVPVVLMFVAMLFAPETPYWLLLKGRREDAEKVLRRLRGPEYNFDVEIEEMEKKMTSVGKKMEYRELWRPRTRRPFLISLFMMTLQQVSGGNVLMMYTGTIFMSAGVENHSLATVYTGIVQIVFTVLCVLLVDRLGRRPFIVLSTSVMGLATIMLGVYYFMNDVVGLPWPSWVPLVTVLVAVSGYCLGCRTLPWLLSAELFNTTIRSTANSASLFYNRLLNLAVIQVFPFFAEAAGSHTVFFVHGSLSLICAGLSLLLVPETKGKSLEQIQEYFESQAAKKSAHKAEKSSPNGEAAGAGQGNKAFQDV, encoded by the exons GTGTTGACGTGCATGGCGGCCGCCCTCGGTACCCTGTCGTCCGGCGCCGTCAACGGTTGGTCCGCCGGCACCCTGACTTCTCTCGACGCCGACCCGGATATAACGATGGGAACCGCCGAGACTgcatgggtgg CGAGCATCATCTCCGTGGGGTCCCTCGCCGGCAGCGTGGTGGCAGGCAGGGTCATGGACAAGCTAGGTCGCCGAACCACCCTGCTTGCGATGGCGCCGGTGCTCCTCCTGGGGTGGCTGACGATGGCTCTGGCTCCCAACATCGCCGGGGTGCTGACGGGGAGGGCCATCTGCGGCGTGGCGACGGCGTTCTTGTTCTCCACGGGGCCG GTATACTGCAGCGAGATTCCCGAGGCGCGGATGCGCGGCCGCCTGGGCTCCGTGCCGTCCCTCTTCATCACCTTCGGCGTCGTCCTGTCCTATCTGGCGGGCGCCTGCTTCTCGTGGCGCGTCAGCTGCTACGTCTGCTGCGTCCCCGTCGTCCTCATGTTCGTGGCGATGCTATTTGCCCCGGAGACTCCCTACTGGTTGCTGctgaaggggcggagggaggacgcGGAGAAGGTCCTCCGCCGGCTCAGGGGCCCCGAGTACAACTTCGACGTCGAGatcgaggagatggagaagaaaatgacCTCCGTCGGGAAGAAGATGGAATATCGTGAGCTGTGGCGGCCGCGCACACGCAGGCCGTTCCTCATCTCGCTCTTCATGATGACTCTGCAGCAAGTGAGCGGAGGAAACGTGCTCATGATGTACACGGGGACCATTTTCATGTCCGCGGGCGTGGAGAACCATAGCCTCGCCACCGTGTACACGGGCATCGTCCAGATCGTCTTCACCGTGCTGTGCGTGCTGCTCGTCGACCGCCTCGGACGGCGCCCCTTCATCGTGCTCTCGACGAGCGTGATGGGCCTCGCGACCATCATGCTCGGCGTCTACTACTTCATGAATGACGTCGTGGGGCTGCCGTGGCCGAGCTGGGTGCCGCTCGTGACGGTGCTGGTGGCCGTGTCCGGGTACTGCCTCGGCTGCCGCACCCTCCCCTGGCTCCTCTCGGCCGAGCTCTTCAACACCACCATCAGGTCGACGGCCAACTCAGCCAGCCTCTTCTACAACCGCTTGCTCAACTTGGCTGTGATACAG GTGTTCCCATTCTTCGCCGAAGCGGCAGGTTCTCACACCGTTTTCTTCGTGCACGGCAGCCTAAGCCTGATATGTGCCGGCCTGTCCCTCCTGCTGGTGCCGGAGACCAAAGGAAAGAGTCTCGAGCAGATTCAAGAGTACTTCGAGAGCCAGGCCGCCAAGAAATCGGCTCACAAAGCAGAGAAATCGAGTCCTAACGGCGAGGCGGCTGGAGCGGGCCAAGGGAACAAGGCTTTCCAGGACGTGTGA